The following is a genomic window from Candidatus Binatia bacterium.
ATGGCCACGTCGAAGGCGATGTCACCGCCAAGGAGAAGGTCGAGCTGGGCGCGCCGGCGCGCCTCTTGGGAAACATCGAAGCTCCCCGGCTGGTCGTCGCCGAGGGTGTCGCTTTCGAGGGACGTTGCGCCATGAGCGGCGCCGGGAAAAAGCGCGAGGTTCCGCTTCCGCCGAGTTCGAGCAGTGAGCTCTTTGAGAGCGGCTCTCCGAAGCTCGCGACGAAATTGGAAAAATAGGTTTCGCTGCGCCGCTTGCCTTTGCCCGCATTCTAGGTCCATTCCACCTGTTTGTGGATAGGGGTTCGTTCCTAACGAGCCCGCGCGCTTGGGGAAACGCATTACAAGTGGGTTTGTCCGCCGACTGCTGACTTATGATTGCTCTCGATTCCATAGCCACGGTTCTGATTCAGATCGTCGCCTTTCTGGCGCTTTGGTTTCTATTGGCCAGGTTTCTCTTCAAGCCGTTTATCGCGTTGCTGGAAGAGAGAGAGAAAAGAACCGAGGGGCTCAAGGCCGCCGCCGCGTCGCTCACGGCTGAAGCGGAGCGGCTGCGTGCCGAATACGAGAGCGCTATCGCCAAGGCCAACGAAGAGGGCGCCGCGGTCAAAGAGACGATTCTTCAGGAAACGCGCAGGACGCGCGAACGGCTGCTGGCCGAGTCGCGTACGCAGGCGGCGGAGAAA
Proteins encoded in this region:
- a CDS encoding polymer-forming cytoskeletal protein translates to MSDGVPADLSADLVACLYKGSRVTGQLTFHGATRIDGHVDGEILCHGRLTIGEGAEIRAKVSGEVVVIYGHVEGDVTAKEKVELGAPARLLGNIEAPRLVVAEGVAFEGRCAMSGAGKKREVPLPPSSSSELFESGSPKLATKLEK
- a CDS encoding ATP synthase F0 subunit B, with amino-acid sequence MIALDSIATVLIQIVAFLALWFLLARFLFKPFIALLEEREKRTEGLKAAAASLTAEAERLRAEYESAIAKANEEGAAVKETILQETRRTRERLLAESRTQAAEKLAAVREEIHKEIAKGRELTLQEAAAIARLMAEKVLGRKIA